The following coding sequences are from one Sulfitobacter sp. HNIBRBA3233 window:
- a CDS encoding LysR family transcriptional regulator, protein MENWDEVRTAFQVARLGTVSGAAEQLGVHHATVIRHIDALEGRLGIKLFQRHARGYTPTEAGRDLLRVAQATDDQFSQLLSRIKGQGSGVSGDLVITSLVSLGPQLAPLMVDFQSQYPDLVVRYLTGDRLFRLEYGEAHVAIRAGAAPEQPDNVVQHLIEAPMALFAAQSYVDAHGMPADAADLVNHRFVASDDASSRAPFEKWLAGAIPRANVVFRSNDSHVLEDAVRAGAGLGFLPENRGRTTPGLIEVVPSRPEWTTPLWLVTHVDLHRTTKVQALVKFLKTHVVAGTF, encoded by the coding sequence ATGGAGAATTGGGATGAGGTCAGGACCGCATTTCAGGTGGCGCGCCTTGGCACGGTCAGCGGCGCGGCCGAGCAACTGGGCGTCCACCACGCGACCGTGATCCGGCACATCGACGCGCTGGAAGGGCGGTTGGGAATCAAGTTGTTCCAGCGCCACGCCCGCGGCTACACCCCGACCGAGGCGGGGCGGGACCTTCTGCGCGTGGCGCAGGCCACCGACGACCAGTTTTCGCAGCTTCTCAGCCGGATCAAGGGGCAGGGCAGTGGCGTGTCGGGGGATCTGGTGATCACGTCGCTGGTGTCGCTGGGGCCACAGCTTGCGCCGCTGATGGTCGACTTCCAGTCGCAGTATCCCGATCTGGTGGTGCGCTACCTGACGGGCGACCGCCTGTTCCGGCTGGAATACGGCGAAGCGCATGTGGCGATCCGCGCGGGCGCCGCGCCAGAGCAACCCGACAACGTGGTCCAGCATCTGATCGAGGCGCCGATGGCGCTCTTCGCCGCGCAAAGCTACGTCGACGCGCACGGGATGCCCGCCGATGCGGCGGATCTGGTCAACCACCGCTTCGTCGCCTCCGATGACGCCAGCAGCCGCGCGCCCTTCGAGAAATGGCTCGCAGGTGCGATCCCGCGCGCCAATGTCGTGTTCCGCAGCAACGACAGCCACGTTCTGGAGGATGCGGTGCGCGCCGGTGCGGGGCTGGGCTTTCTGCCCGAAAACCGCGGGCGCACCACCCCCGGCCTGATCGAGGTCGTCCCCTCGCGCCCGGAATGGACAACGCCGCTGTGGCTGGTGACCCATGTCGATCTGCACCGCACGACCAAGGTGCAGGCGCTGGTGAAATTCCTGAAAACCCACGTCGTGGCGGGCACGTTTTGA
- a CDS encoding FMN-dependent NADH-azoreductase, whose translation MSILHITSSANPGASTSKMLGEEVLTAIGGSVTHRDTNTGIPPVDGDWIAANFTPADGRSDAQAEKLALSDTLIEEIRAADTLVISAPVYNFGIPSTLKAWIDQICRAGETFRYSETGPEGLLKGKRAILVLASGGMPVGSEFDFASTYLRQVMGFIGITDVEVIAADRIMEEGDEAVADARRAIAAL comes from the coding sequence ATGTCCATCCTTCACATCACCTCCTCCGCGAACCCCGGCGCCTCGACATCCAAGATGCTGGGCGAAGAAGTTCTGACCGCGATCGGCGGCAGCGTCACGCACCGCGACACCAACACAGGCATCCCGCCCGTGGATGGCGACTGGATCGCCGCCAACTTCACCCCTGCGGACGGTCGCAGCGACGCGCAGGCCGAAAAGCTGGCCCTGTCGGACACGCTGATCGAGGAAATCCGCGCCGCGGACACGCTGGTGATCTCGGCGCCCGTTTATAACTTCGGCATCCCCTCAACACTGAAAGCGTGGATCGACCAGATCTGCCGCGCCGGAGAGACCTTCCGCTACTCCGAAACCGGCCCCGAAGGCCTGCTGAAAGGCAAGCGCGCGATTCTGGTGCTGGCGTCCGGCGGGATGCCTGTCGGCTCCGAGTTCGACTTTGCCTCGACCTACCTGCGTCAGGTCATGGGCTTTATCGGCATCACCGATGTCGAGGTTATTGCCGCCGACCGCATCATGGAAGAAGGCGACGAAGCCGTGGCTGACGCCCGCCGCGCGATCGCCGCACTCTGA
- the ffh gene encoding signal recognition particle protein has product MFENLSERLSGVFDRLTKQGALSEEDVKTALREVRVALLEADVSLPVARDFVKTVQEKATGQAVTKSITPGQQVVKIVHDALIDVLKGEGEPGALKIDNPPAPILMVGLQGGGKTTTTAKLAKRLKEKEGKRVLMASLDVNRPAAMEQLAILGTQIGVDTLPIVKGEDPVTIAKRTKTQASLGGYDVYMLDTAGRLSIDDELMAQVEAVRDVTNPRETLLVVDGLTGQDAVQTAENFNTRIGITGVVLTRMDGDGRGGAALSMRAVTGKPIKYVGLGEKMDALETFEPERIAGRILGMGDIVALVERAQETLEAEQAERMMKRMAKGQFNMNDLKMQLEQMMKMGGMQGMMGMMPGMGKMAKQMDDAGLDDRILKQQIALINSMTKKERANPALLQASRKKRIAKGAGLEVSDLNKLMKMQRQMSDMMKKLGKGKGGMMKQAMKAMMGKGGMDPAAMAQGMDPKALEAAAKQMGGKLPGGMGGGMGLPPGLSGFGKKK; this is encoded by the coding sequence ATGTTTGAGAATCTCAGCGAACGCCTGTCCGGCGTTTTCGACCGGCTGACAAAGCAGGGCGCGCTCTCGGAAGAGGACGTGAAGACAGCCCTGCGCGAAGTCCGCGTGGCGCTTCTGGAGGCGGACGTGTCGCTGCCCGTGGCGCGCGATTTCGTCAAGACCGTTCAGGAAAAGGCGACCGGTCAGGCGGTGACCAAATCCATCACCCCCGGCCAGCAGGTCGTCAAGATCGTGCACGACGCGCTGATCGACGTTCTGAAAGGCGAGGGCGAACCGGGTGCGCTGAAGATCGATAACCCGCCCGCGCCGATCCTGATGGTCGGACTGCAGGGCGGCGGCAAGACGACGACCACCGCCAAGCTGGCCAAGCGCCTCAAGGAAAAAGAGGGCAAGCGCGTGCTGATGGCCTCGCTCGACGTGAACCGGCCCGCGGCGATGGAACAGCTGGCGATCCTCGGCACGCAGATCGGCGTCGACACCCTGCCCATCGTCAAGGGCGAAGACCCCGTCACCATCGCCAAGCGCACCAAGACGCAGGCGTCTCTGGGCGGTTACGATGTCTACATGCTCGACACCGCCGGTCGTTTGTCAATCGACGACGAACTGATGGCGCAGGTCGAGGCCGTGCGCGACGTGACCAACCCGCGCGAGACGCTGCTGGTTGTCGATGGCCTGACCGGTCAGGACGCCGTGCAAACCGCCGAGAATTTCAACACCCGCATCGGCATCACCGGCGTCGTGCTGACACGGATGGACGGCGACGGACGCGGCGGCGCCGCGCTGTCGATGCGCGCGGTCACCGGCAAGCCGATCAAATACGTCGGTCTGGGCGAGAAGATGGACGCCCTCGAAACCTTCGAGCCGGAGCGGATCGCGGGCCGGATCCTCGGCATGGGCGACATCGTGGCGCTGGTCGAACGGGCGCAGGAAACGCTGGAGGCCGAACAGGCCGAGCGCATGATGAAGCGCATGGCCAAGGGTCAGTTCAACATGAACGACCTGAAGATGCAGCTTGAACAGATGATGAAGATGGGCGGCATGCAGGGCATGATGGGCATGATGCCCGGCATGGGCAAGATGGCCAAGCAGATGGACGATGCGGGCCTCGACGACCGGATCCTCAAGCAGCAGATCGCCCTGATCAACTCGATGACCAAGAAAGAGCGCGCCAATCCCGCGCTGTTGCAGGCCAGCCGCAAGAAACGCATCGCCAAGGGTGCGGGCCTCGAGGTCAGTGACCTCAACAAGCTGATGAAGATGCAGCGCCAGATGTCGGACATGATGAAGAAGCTCGGCAAGGGCAAAGGCGGCATGATGAAACAGGCCATGAAAGCCATGATGGGCAAGGGCGGCATGGACCCCGCGGCGATGGCGCAGGGCATGGACCCCAAGGCGCTGGAAGCGGCAGCCAAGCAGATGGGCGGCAAGCTGCCCGGTGGCATGGGCGGCGGCATGGGCCTGCCCCCCGGCCTGTCCGGTTTCGGAAAGAAGAAATGA
- a CDS encoding chorismate mutase: MTDAVTRAAEVLKEHRASIDRLDAILVYTLGERFKHTQAVGKLKATHDLPPSDPSREAAQIARLEDLAKQADLDPEFAKKFLNFIIAEVIQHHKQHQSDT, from the coding sequence ATGACAGATGCCGTGACACGCGCCGCCGAGGTCCTCAAGGAGCACCGCGCCAGCATCGACCGGCTCGATGCGATTCTCGTCTACACGCTGGGCGAGCGGTTCAAACACACGCAGGCTGTCGGGAAACTGAAAGCCACCCACGACCTTCCCCCGTCCGATCCCAGCCGCGAAGCGGCACAGATCGCGCGGCTCGAAGATTTGGCAAAACAGGCGGATCTCGATCCCGAGTTTGCCAAGAAGTTTCTGAACTTCATCATCGCTGAAGTCATTCAGCACCACAAACAACACCAATCTGATACGTAA
- the rpsP gene encoding 30S ribosomal protein S16, with product MAMKIRLARGGSKKRPFYSIVAADSRMPRDGRFLEKLGTYAPLLPKDSEDRVKMNMERVQYWLDQGAQPTDRVQRMLEAAGVREKTERNNPNKGAPGKKAQDRAQEKADKAAAAAEAANAPAEEAPAEEAAAEE from the coding sequence ATGGCTATGAAAATTCGCCTCGCCCGCGGCGGCTCCAAGAAGCGCCCGTTCTACAGCATCGTTGCCGCCGACAGCCGCATGCCCCGCGACGGCCGCTTCCTCGAGAAGCTCGGCACATATGCGCCGCTGCTGCCGAAAGACAGCGAGGACCGCGTCAAGATGAACATGGAGCGCGTTCAGTACTGGCTCGATCAGGGCGCCCAGCCCACCGACCGCGTCCAGCGCATGCTCGAAGCCGCAGGCGTCCGTGAAAAGACCGAGCGCAACAACCCCAACAAGGGTGCACCGGGCAAGAAAGCCCAGGACCGCGCACAGGAGAAAGCCGACAAGGCAGCCGCAGCAGCAGAAGCCGCCAACGCTCCCGCCGAAGAGGCCCCCGCGGAAGAAGCAGCCGCCGAAGAATAA
- the bluB gene encoding 5,6-dimethylbenzimidazole synthase, with the protein MQFSDDFRAGLTDLMRWRRDVRQFRTDPVEEALVTECLSTLSLAPSVGLSEPWRVIRVRSAAMRAAARANFEAANAEALAGYAGDQAGLYASLKLSGMRDAPEQLAIFCDDGTTKGAGLGAATMPEMRRYSVVGAITLMWLHARSRGLGIGWVSILDPDRLCRDLDVPADWTLVAYLCLGWPKDVSTTPELETKGWEARAAELHIEDR; encoded by the coding sequence ATGCAGTTTTCAGACGATTTCCGTGCCGGGCTGACCGACCTGATGCGCTGGCGCCGCGATGTGCGCCAGTTCAGAACCGACCCCGTGGAGGAGGCGCTCGTGACCGAGTGCCTCTCCACCCTCTCTCTTGCCCCTTCCGTCGGACTTTCCGAACCGTGGCGCGTGATCCGCGTGCGCAGCGCGGCCATGCGCGCGGCGGCGCGCGCGAATTTCGAAGCGGCCAATGCCGAGGCGCTCGCGGGATATGCCGGCGATCAAGCCGGCCTCTACGCCTCGCTGAAGCTGTCGGGCATGCGCGATGCTCCCGAACAGCTTGCCATCTTTTGCGACGATGGCACGACCAAGGGCGCGGGGCTGGGCGCGGCAACCATGCCCGAAATGCGCCGCTATTCGGTCGTGGGCGCGATCACGCTGATGTGGCTGCACGCGCGCAGCCGCGGGTTGGGGATCGGCTGGGTGTCGATCCTCGATCCCGACCGCCTGTGCCGCGATCTCGACGTACCGGCGGACTGGACGCTGGTCGCTTACCTTTGCCTTGGCTGGCCCAAGGATGTATCCACGACCCCAGAACTTGAGACCAAAGGCTGGGAGGCGCGCGCCGCCGAGCTGCATATCGAGGACCGCTGA
- the rimM gene encoding ribosome maturation factor RimM (Essential for efficient processing of 16S rRNA), with protein sequence MSDTKVCVGAISGAYGVRGEVRVKSFCARPDDIEAYSPLTDESGDRRFTLALLHPIKNGFSARIAEVATKEEADALRGAQLYADRTQLPSLPDDEFYHADLIGVDVFDTGGTRLGRVKTVQNNGADDLLELQLAGGSNTVFLPFTKAAIPTVDLAAGRIVADPPDGLLPEAAGGPAEDAPHQGAEDASRDTPE encoded by the coding sequence ATGAGCGATACCAAAGTCTGCGTCGGTGCGATCTCGGGCGCCTATGGCGTGCGCGGCGAAGTGCGCGTCAAAAGCTTCTGCGCGCGGCCCGACGATATCGAGGCCTACAGCCCCCTGACCGATGAAAGCGGCGACCGCAGGTTCACGCTGGCCCTGCTGCATCCGATCAAGAACGGGTTTTCCGCGCGGATCGCCGAGGTCGCCACCAAGGAAGAGGCCGACGCCCTGCGCGGCGCGCAGCTTTACGCGGATCGCACCCAGCTGCCGTCCCTGCCCGACGACGAATTCTACCATGCCGACCTGATCGGCGTCGATGTCTTCGACACCGGTGGCACGCGGCTGGGGCGGGTGAAGACCGTCCAGAACAACGGCGCCGACGACCTGCTGGAGCTGCAACTGGCGGGCGGGTCGAACACCGTTTTCCTGCCCTTTACCAAGGCGGCGATCCCGACGGTTGATCTGGCCGCCGGGCGCATCGTGGCGGATCCGCCCGACGGGCTGCTGCCGGAGGCCGCCGGTGGCCCTGCGGAGGACGCGCCGCACCAAGGCGCGGAGGACGCCTCCCGCGACACCCCCGAATGA
- the trmD gene encoding tRNA (guanosine(37)-N1)-methyltransferase TrmD translates to MSDSERPLKSHGTRRVTATLKPRELMQETPDYVGAWRAHVITLFPELFPGVLGASLTGRALKEGRWQLHAHDLRTHGLTKHRNVDDTPAGGGAGMVLRADVVGPAIEAVMDQASGRWPILYMSPRGRRFDQAMARDLARCDGVTLLCGRFEGVDERVIEHYGITEVSLGDFVMTGGELAAQAMIDATVRLLPGVLGNAESAVEESHSDGLLEHPQYTKPAEWQGRAIPPVLMSGNHAEIARWRREMSEKLTQERRPDLWAARNAKRDG, encoded by the coding sequence ATGAGCGACAGCGAAAGACCTCTCAAATCCCACGGCACCCGCCGCGTGACTGCAACGCTGAAACCGCGCGAGCTGATGCAGGAGACGCCCGATTACGTCGGCGCGTGGCGCGCCCATGTCATCACCCTGTTTCCCGAGTTGTTTCCCGGTGTGCTGGGTGCCAGCCTGACCGGCCGCGCACTGAAGGAAGGCCGCTGGCAGTTGCACGCCCACGATCTGCGCACCCACGGGCTGACCAAGCACCGCAACGTCGATGACACCCCCGCCGGCGGCGGCGCGGGCATGGTGCTGCGCGCCGATGTGGTCGGCCCCGCGATCGAGGCTGTGATGGATCAGGCGTCAGGCCGCTGGCCGATCCTCTACATGTCGCCGCGCGGGCGGCGTTTCGATCAGGCGATGGCGCGCGATTTGGCGCGCTGCGACGGCGTGACACTGCTCTGCGGGCGGTTCGAAGGCGTCGACGAACGGGTGATCGAACACTACGGCATCACCGAGGTATCGCTGGGCGATTTCGTGATGACCGGTGGAGAGCTTGCCGCGCAGGCGATGATCGACGCCACCGTGCGCCTGCTGCCCGGTGTGCTGGGCAACGCCGAAAGCGCGGTCGAGGAAAGCCATTCGGACGGCCTGCTGGAGCATCCGCAGTATACCAAGCCTGCCGAATGGCAGGGCCGCGCGATCCCGCCGGTGTTGATGTCGGGCAACCACGCGGAAATCGCCAGATGGCGGCGCGAGATGTCCGAGAAGCTGACGCAGGAGCGTCGCCCCGATCTCTGGGCCGCGCGGAACGCAAAACGCGATGGCTGA
- a CDS encoding polysaccharide deacetylase family protein yields MADWSDLRDELDRWQHAGLRPRLWWRDDDAQAVTPALDLLLSQSDRHGVPVHLSVIPEGLHPDLAPRLDRAPRAWVLQHGLRHRNHEPKGSPASEVGATRPLPDQVADLRRGWALLAGAGLPRLLPALVPPWNRIGDETRARLPDLGYSYLSSYEGRGDAAPVPGLFHLDAHLDPIRWKKGNVFRGAHKMLDMLIDHLAQRRTGAPAHPVGLVTHHLQTGDDIWAFTDRLFAETAGLWHDLPALRQEA; encoded by the coding sequence ATGGCTGACTGGTCCGATCTGCGCGACGAGCTGGACCGCTGGCAACACGCCGGCCTGCGCCCGCGCCTGTGGTGGCGTGACGACGACGCCCAAGCCGTCACCCCCGCGCTCGACCTGCTGCTGTCGCAATCGGATCGCCACGGCGTGCCGGTGCACCTGTCGGTGATCCCCGAAGGGCTGCACCCCGATCTGGCCCCGCGTCTGGACCGCGCCCCGCGCGCGTGGGTGCTGCAGCACGGGCTGCGCCACCGCAACCACGAACCCAAGGGCAGCCCCGCCTCCGAAGTCGGTGCCACCCGCCCCCTGCCCGATCAGGTCGCGGACCTGCGGCGCGGCTGGGCGCTTCTTGCCGGCGCAGGCTTGCCCCGCCTGCTGCCCGCGCTGGTGCCGCCATGGAACCGCATCGGCGATGAGACCCGCGCGCGCCTGCCCGATCTGGGCTACAGCTATCTGTCCAGCTACGAGGGGCGCGGCGATGCCGCCCCGGTGCCGGGGCTTTTCCACCTCGATGCGCATCTCGACCCGATCCGCTGGAAAAAGGGAAATGTCTTTCGCGGCGCGCACAAGATGCTCGATATGCTGATCGACCATCTGGCGCAGCGCCGGACGGGGGCCCCCGCACATCCGGTCGGGCTGGTCACGCACCACTTGCAAACCGGCGATGACATCTGGGCCTTCACGGACCGGCTCTTTGCCGAAACCGCGGGCCTGTGGCACGATCTGCCCGCCCTGCGGCAGGAGGCCTGA
- a CDS encoding GNAT family N-acetyltransferase, translating to MVEISFATPAQRVEIEEFMHAAFPRAKWGRDGWTRLLASRWLEGGEFAVQARDGDALVGVMGMNDSLRHTPRGPQSYRNLTSWYVLKSHRGMGLGERLMHHAMADPQVTSTNLTSAKAALPLVDRIGFRVLDDTRYTWRKSGAPALSLSRDPLAEAPLDAVDRRVLADHADLDLVPLAIDTPDGLCTLVLSVKQKRDEYVTHEVVYAGQPDLLARNAAAIADTVLPDTPAVFSVDSRLAPGAAPPLVEMIEVPRFYKGSSLLPAEIDHMYSEVVLMGMKLY from the coding sequence ATGGTCGAGATCAGTTTCGCCACCCCCGCCCAGCGCGTCGAGATCGAAGAGTTCATGCACGCGGCTTTTCCACGCGCGAAATGGGGGCGTGACGGCTGGACCCGCCTGCTGGCCAGCCGCTGGCTGGAGGGCGGCGAATTTGCGGTGCAGGCGCGGGACGGCGATGCGCTGGTCGGCGTGATGGGCATGAACGACAGCCTGCGCCACACCCCGCGCGGGCCGCAAAGCTACCGCAACCTCACATCGTGGTACGTTCTGAAATCCCATCGCGGCATGGGGTTGGGAGAGCGGCTGATGCATCACGCCATGGCCGACCCGCAGGTCACCTCGACCAACCTGACCAGCGCCAAGGCGGCGCTGCCGCTGGTGGACCGCATCGGGTTTCGCGTGCTCGACGACACCCGCTATACGTGGCGCAAATCCGGCGCGCCCGCCCTGTCGCTCAGCCGCGATCCGCTGGCCGAGGCGCCGCTGGATGCCGTTGACCGTCGCGTGCTGGCCGATCACGCCGATCTGGACCTTGTCCCGCTGGCCATCGACACCCCCGACGGGCTGTGCACGCTGGTGCTGTCGGTCAAGCAAAAGCGCGACGAATACGTCACCCACGAAGTCGTCTACGCGGGCCAGCCCGACCTGCTGGCGCGCAACGCGGCTGCCATCGCGGACACCGTGCTGCCCGACACGCCCGCCGTCTTCAGCGTCGACAGCCGGCTGGCACCGGGTGCCGCGCCGCCGCTGGTCGAGATGATCGAGGTGCCGCGTTTCTACAAGGGCAGCAGCCTGCTGCCCGCCGAGATCGACCACATGTATTCCGAGGTCGTGCTGATGGGTATGAAGCTTTACTGA
- a CDS encoding DUF1328 family protein, with protein MLEIILILLVIAAVAALLGFGRISGLALTGAKLLIGVVLVLFLLVILGVIAIT; from the coding sequence ATGCTGGAAATCATTCTCATTCTGCTAGTTATTGCCGCCGTGGCAGCGCTTTTGGGGTTCGGCCGCATCTCCGGCCTTGCGCTGACCGGTGCGAAGCTGTTGATCGGGGTGGTGCTGGTGCTGTTCCTGCTGGTCATCCTCGGCGTCATCGCCATCACCTGA
- the rplS gene encoding 50S ribosomal protein L19, with the protein MNLIAQIEAEQIAELGHQIPDFRAGDTIRVGFKVTEGTRTRVQNYEGVCISRKNGKGIAGSFTVRKISFGEGVERVFPLHSTNIDSIEVVRRGRVRRAKLYYLRSRRGKSARITENANYKPVKA; encoded by the coding sequence ATGAACCTGATCGCACAGATCGAGGCGGAACAGATCGCCGAACTGGGTCACCAGATTCCCGATTTCCGCGCCGGCGACACCATCCGTGTCGGCTTCAAGGTGACGGAAGGCACACGGACACGTGTGCAGAACTACGAAGGCGTCTGCATCAGCCGCAAGAACGGCAAGGGCATCGCCGGTTCGTTCACCGTCCGCAAGATTTCCTTCGGTGAAGGTGTGGAGCGTGTCTTCCCGCTGCACTCGACCAACATCGACAGCATCGAAGTCGTTCGCCGTGGCCGTGTGCGCCGCGCGAAACTGTACTATCTGCGCTCGCGCCGCGGCAAATCGGCCCGCATCACCGAGAACGCAAACTACAAGCCAGTCAAAGCGTAA
- the rpmE gene encoding 50S ribosomal protein L31: MKADTHPDYHMINVKMTDGTVVQMKSTWGAEGDQLSLDIDPSVHPAWTGGSSRLMDTGGRVSKFKNKYAGLGF, translated from the coding sequence ATGAAAGCAGATACACATCCCGACTATCACATGATCAATGTGAAAATGACCGACGGCACCGTGGTTCAGATGAAATCCACATGGGGCGCCGAAGGCGACCAGCTGTCGCTCGACATCGACCCCTCCGTGCACCCCGCATGGACCGGCGGCTCCTCGCGCCTGATGGACACCGGCGGCCGCGTGTCGAAGTTCAAGAACAAATACGCAGGTCTGGGCTTCTAA
- a CDS encoding LysR family transcriptional regulator: protein MLNYHHLRYFHAVAHEGHLTRTAERLNLSQSALSAQIKALEERLGHPLFDRVGRQLRLTEVGRIVLDHADRIFATGSELEAVLAHGIADVPPLRVGALSTLSRNFQLQFLRPVLGACEVILKSGQAEGLLEMLGALGVDVVLATEPPRSGEATAFTTHSIAAQRVALHGAPSRMAHDTLSSLLSSEPLILPTGTIRVGFDSLLARLDITPTIAAEADDVAMVRLLARENVGVALAPDVVLADEIASGMLQTAPFDLDLTETFYAITVPRSFPHPLLAGLLA, encoded by the coding sequence ATGCTGAACTACCACCATCTGCGCTATTTCCACGCCGTCGCGCACGAAGGGCATCTGACGCGCACCGCCGAGCGGCTGAACCTGTCGCAATCGGCGCTGTCGGCGCAGATCAAGGCGCTGGAGGAACGTCTGGGCCATCCGCTGTTTGATCGCGTCGGTCGCCAGCTGCGCCTGACCGAGGTGGGGCGCATCGTGCTGGACCACGCGGACCGGATCTTTGCCACGGGATCCGAACTCGAGGCCGTGCTGGCCCACGGTATCGCCGACGTCCCGCCGCTGCGGGTCGGGGCGCTGTCGACGCTGTCGCGGAACTTCCAGTTGCAGTTTCTGCGTCCGGTTCTGGGGGCCTGCGAGGTGATCCTGAAATCGGGGCAGGCCGAAGGGCTGCTCGAGATGTTGGGCGCGCTGGGCGTGGACGTGGTTCTGGCGACGGAACCGCCGCGCAGCGGCGAGGCGACTGCCTTTACCACCCACAGCATCGCGGCGCAGCGGGTGGCCCTGCACGGCGCGCCCTCGCGCATGGCCCACGATACGCTGTCGTCGCTGCTCTCGTCCGAGCCGCTGATCCTGCCCACGGGCACGATCCGCGTCGGGTTCGACAGCCTGCTGGCGCGTCTGGACATCACGCCGACCATCGCCGCCGAAGCCGATGACGTGGCCATGGTCCGCCTGCTGGCGCGCGAAAACGTCGGCGTGGCGCTGGCGCCCGATGTGGTGCTGGCCGACGAGATCGCGTCGGGGATGCTGCAAACCGCGCCTTTCGATCTGGACCTGACCGAAACGTTCTACGCGATCACGGTGCCGCGCAGCTTCCCGCATCCGCTGCTGGCGGGCCTGCTGGCCTGA
- a CDS encoding division plane positioning ATPase MipZ, whose protein sequence is MAHIIVVGNEKGGAGKSTVSMHVATALARMGHSVSALDLDLRQRTFGRYAENRVNFLREAGLDLPSARCHDLPEIDASALAPGENVYDHRLSAAVAELEPSNDFILIDCPGSHTRLSQVAHSLADTLITPLNDSFIDFDLLAHTDASGEKITGPSVYSEMVWNARQLRAQAGLPPIDWVVVRNRMGAQRMVNKEKMERAIQNLSKRIGFRIAPGFNERVIFRELFPRGLTLLDLKDIGVKQLNISNIAARQELRDLIKALKLPGVDADF, encoded by the coding sequence ATGGCGCATATCATCGTCGTCGGGAACGAAAAAGGCGGGGCCGGAAAATCAACGGTCTCGATGCACGTTGCCACAGCGCTGGCGCGCATGGGCCATTCGGTCAGCGCGCTTGATCTGGATCTGCGCCAGCGGACCTTTGGCCGCTACGCCGAGAACCGCGTGAATTTCCTGCGCGAGGCGGGGCTGGACCTGCCCAGCGCGCGCTGCCACGACCTGCCCGAGATCGACGCATCGGCGCTGGCCCCCGGTGAAAACGTCTATGACCATCGCCTGTCCGCCGCCGTTGCGGAACTGGAGCCGTCGAACGACTTCATCCTGATCGACTGCCCCGGCTCGCACACCCGCCTCAGCCAGGTCGCGCACAGCCTTGCCGATACGCTGATCACCCCGCTGAACGACAGCTTCATCGACTTTGACCTGCTGGCCCACACCGACGCCAGCGGCGAAAAGATCACCGGCCCGTCGGTCTATTCCGAGATGGTCTGGAACGCGCGGCAGTTGCGGGCGCAGGCCGGTCTGCCCCCGATCGACTGGGTCGTGGTCCGCAACCGGATGGGCGCACAGCGCATGGTCAACAAGGAAAAGATGGAGCGCGCGATCCAGAACCTGTCCAAGCGGATCGGGTTCCGCATCGCGCCGGGGTTCAACGAGCGGGTGATCTTCCGCGAGCTTTTCCCGCGTGGGCTGACCCTGCTGGACCTCAAGGACATCGGCGTCAAGCAGTTGAACATCTCGAACATCGCGGCGCGTCAGGAACTGCGCGACCTGATCAAGGCGCTGAAACTGCCCGGCGTCGACGCGGATTTCTAG